DNA from Cyanobacteria bacterium GSL.Bin1:
CGGTGGACCTTACCAGCTCATCGCCTTCCACTTCTTAATCGGAGTCTTCTGCTACCTCGGACGGGAATGGGAACTCTCCTATCGTCTCGGAATGCGCCCTTGGATCTGCGTTGCCTTCTCCGCACCTGTTGCAGCAGCCACCGCCGTCTTCCTCATCTATCCCATCGGACAAGGTTCTTTCTCCGACGGAATGCCCTTAGGAATTAGTGGCACCTTCAACTTCATGTTCGTGTTCCAAGCTGAGCACAACATCCTCATGCACCCCTTCCACATGCTCGGCGTCGCCGGTGTCTTCGGTGGTGCTTTATTCTCCGCCATGCACGGTTCCTTGGTAACTTCCAGCTTAGTGCGTGAAACCACCGAAAACGAAAGCCAAAATAACGGCTACAAATTCGGACAAGAAGAAGAAACCTACAACATTGTTGCTGCCCACGGTTACTTTGGTCGTCTGATCTTCCAATACGCCAGCTTCAACAACAGCCGCAGCCTGCACTTCTTCTTAGCCGCCTGGCCCGT
Protein-coding regions in this window:
- the psbA gene encoding photosystem II q(b) protein; protein product: MTTTLQQQQSQNLWERFCQWVTSTENRLYVGWFGVLMIPTLLTATTCFIIAFVAAPPVDIDGIREPVAGSLLYGNNIISGAVVPSSNAIGLHFYPIWEAASLDEWLYNGGPYQLIAFHFLIGVFCYLGREWELSYRLGMRPWICVAFSAPVAAATAVFLIYPIGQGSFSDGMPLGISGTFNFMFVFQAEHNILMHPFHMLGVAGVFGGALFSAMHGSLVTSSLVRETTENESQNNGYKFGQEEETYNIVAAHGYFGRLIFQYASFNNSRSLHFFLAAWPV